Sequence from the Bremerella volcania genome:
CATACCGCTCCGACCAAACGCTCTTCGGCACCAGTTCCTGAACGCGAGCAATCAACACATCCTCGTAGTGCGAACGGTTGAAGATCACAACCTCGCCAACCCTGGGAACGACCTTGTAGATTCTCCAGAGGAAATCGTGTTCTGCCTCTTCAGGCGTCGGTGCCTTGAAAGCCTGAACGCGGCAACTCTGCGGATTCATGTAACCCAATACATGGCGAATCGTGCCATCTTTGCCACCGGCATCCAGCGCCTGCAGGCAAATCAGCAATGACCGGCGGTGTTCGGCGTACAAGAGATACTGCAATTCACGCAGACGCTCAGCGTAGTGGCTTATCTCATCAGCCGCCGCCTCCTTGTCCCTGGCAGCCTTGTAGTGCGGATCGATATCGTCCAGCCGCATTCGCTCGCCGGGCTTCACGCGAAAGTGTTTCATCTGGTTCTTTTCTTTACTTGCTGACTCAATCGGAACGCGGCCCACGGCCGAGACGCCGTTCAACTTCCAGGACGTACTGTGTCGTCTTCAGCACCGTGTCCGGGTTGAGACTCATCGAGTCGACGCCAAGCTCGACCAGGAACTCGGCCATCTCGGGGTAATCGGACGGTGCCTGGCCACACAGGCCGCTGTGGCGTTCATTGCGGCGGCAGCCTTCCACCGCCAGGCGGATCATTTCTTTGACGCCCGCGTCTCGCTCGTCGAAATCGAAAGCAACGATTTCCGAATCGCGGTCGACCCCCAACGTCAATTGGGTCAGATCGTTGGAGCCAATGGAGAACCCGTCGAACAGTTGGGCAAAGGCATCGATCTGAATAACGTTGTTGGGAATTTCGCACATCACGTAGATTTCCAGGCCATTCTCACCGCGCACTAAGCCGTGCGCCGCCATTGTGGCCAGCACTTTTTCGCCTTCGTTTACACGACGACAGAAGGGGATCATAAGCTTCACGTTGGTCAGGCCCATCTCGTCACGCACGCGCTGCATGGCGGCGCATTCCAGGGCAAAACCCTCGGCGTAGGCCGGATGTGCATAGCGCGACGCGCCGCGAAAGCCCAACATCGGATTGTCCTCTTCGGCTTCAAACCAGCGGCCGCCGAGCAACGAGGCGTATTCATTCGTTTTGAAGTCAGACATCCGCACCACGACCGGCTTGGGATAGAAAGCCGCGGCAATGGTGCCGACTCCTTCAGAAAGTCTTTGAATGAAGAATTCAGCTGGACTGTCGTAGTAGCGAGTCAGGTGTTCGATCTCCGCTCGCTCACCCGCCTCTTCGATACGCTCGGGGTGCAGCAGCGCCATGGGATGGGCCTTGATGAATTCGTTGATAATGAACTCCATCCGGGCAAGACCCACACCGTCGTTGGGCAGGAACCTGGTTTTGAAGGCGAGCTCCGGGTTGCCCAGGTTGATCATGATTTCGGTCGCCGGGCGCTGCATGCCGGCCAGCTCGGTTTCAATCACCTCAAAGGACACCTCGCCAGCATAGACACGGCCGACATCGCCCTCGGCACAGGACACCGTGACCGTATCACCGGTATGTATCTGGACTGTTGCGTCGCCGGCACCGACCACGGCGGCAATGCCCAACTCGCGCGAGATGATCGCCGCGTGGCAAGTTCGACCGCCGCGATTCGTAACGATGGCTGCCGCGGTTTTCATCACCGGTTCCCAGTCAGGCGTCGTCGTGTCCGCAACCAGCACTTCGCCTTCCTGGAAATCCGCCAGATGTGCGACGCCGGCAATCACGCGTGCCTGGCCGGTGGCGATCTTGGCGCGGACGGCCCGGCCTTCGGCCAGCGTGCTGTCGGGCTTGCCGGTCAATTCATACTCCTGGAGTACGGTGCCTTTCTTTTGCGAAGCGACCGTTTCGGGCCGAGCCTGCACCATGTACAGTTGGCCGTCCAGACCGTCCCTGGCCCATTCCATGTCCATGGGCTTGTGGTAACCCGCCTGTTGGCTGTAATGCTGCTCGACCTTGATTGCGTACTCGGCCAACTTCAGCACCTCGTCGTCGCTGATGCAGAACCGTGCTCGTTCCTCGGCCGACGTCGGCACGTTGCGCGTCGGTTCGCGAGTACGACCTTTGGCGTAGATCATTTTGATCTTTTTGCGGCCGAGCGTGCGTCGCAGCACAGTGCGATGGCCTTGTTCGAACGTCGGCTTGTGTACGTAGAATTCGTCCGGATCGACGGCACCTTGTACGACGTTTTCTCCCAATCCGTAGGCGCCCGTAATGAATGCGACGTCGCGAAAGCCGGTTTCTGTGTCCAACGAGAACATGACGCCCGAGGCGGACAGGTCCGACCGGATCATCTTCATCACGCCGACCGAGAGGGCCACTTTGAAATGGTCGAAGCCCTGATCGATGCGGTAGTGGATCGCGCGGTCGGTGAACAAGCTGGCGAAACAGCGCTTGCAGGCGTCCAGGTATTCGGCTTCGCCTTTGATGTTTAGATACGTGTCCTGTTGGCCGGCAAAGCTGGCAGTGGGCAAATCTTCCGCGGTCGCCGAGCTGCGAATGGCCAGGCTCATGTCCTCGCCGTATTCGCCACGAAGCGTGCGGTAGGCAGCGAGCATCTCGTCCCGCAGATCGTCCGGCAGCTGTGCGGCGTAGATGATCGAACGCGCGCGGGCTCCGCGGCGGGCCAGGTCCGTAACGTCGTCCGGATCGAGATCATCCAGCGCGTCGTGCAGTGCATCCCACGCACCGGCCTCGGTCAACACGTAGCGATAGGCTTCGGCCGTAATGGCGAACCCGTTGGGCACTTTCACGCCCTGCGGCGTCAATTCGCGATACATCTCACCCAGTGACGCGTTCTTACCGCCCACCAACGGCACATCATCGATCGTCAAGTCCTTGAAAAAACGAATGTATTGTTGGCTGTCGCTCATCTTTCCGTCTCCTTAAATCCGTCTCGTAGTTTGTTATTGGTCGAACGTCGGCCGACGCACATAAGCTTCGCAACCCGCGTAGTGGGCGGCATCGCCCAGTTGCTCTTCGATGCGTAACAACTGGTTATATTTTTCCACCCGTTCACCGCGCGCCGGCGCGCCGGATTTCAGGTGGCCGGCATTCATCGCCACGGTCAAGTCGGCGATAAAGCTGTCCACCGTTTCGCCACTGCGATGAGATACGAATGTCCCCCAGCCGTGATCCTGGGCCAAGCGCACCGCGGAGATCGTCTCGGTGACGGTGCCGATCTGATTGAGCTTGATCAGCACGGCATTGGCGATTTGCTCTTCAATGCCGCGCGCAATCAGCTTCGGGTTGGTGCAGAAGACATCGTCGCCGACCAGTTCGATACGCTCGCCCAGGGCGGCATTGAGTTGTTTCCAACCCGGCCAGTCGTCCTGTCCCATGCCGTCTTCGAGCAACACAAGTGGATACGCCGTGGTCAGTTTTTCGTAATAGGCCACCATCTCTTCCGGTTCCAGGTGGCGCTCTTCGCGACGCAAGTGATAACAGCCGTTCTCGAAGAACTCGCTGGACGCCGGATCACAAGCGATTCCCATATCCTTGCCCGGTTGCAGGCCAGCTCGCGAGATCGCCTCGACAATCAGCTCGAACGGTTCTTCGTTGGATGTTACGTGTGGCGCGAATCCGCCTTCATCACCGACTCCCACCGACATGCCCTTTTCTTCCAACAAGTCGAGCAGGCAATGGTAGACCTCGCTTCCCCACTCGAGCGCCTGCCGAAAACTTGCGGCGCCGTAGGGAGCGATCATGAATTCCTGAAAGTCCGCGCCTTGCCAATGAGCATGCACGCCGCCGTTCAGAATGTTCATATGGGGGACTGGCAAGCGCATGGTCGAATCGCCACCCAGGGACCGATAGAGCGGCTCGTTTTTCGCCACGGCGGCAGCGCGGGCCACCACCAGAGAAACGCCGAGGATCGCATTCGCTCCCAATCGAGACTTATTCTCGGTCCCGTCCAACTCGATCATCCGTTGGTCGATCGCTGCCTGATCGGCGGCGTTCATCCCAATGACGGCCGGTGCAATCGAATCGTTAACACCGGCGACCGCGCGCAAAACGCCTTTCCCACGATACCGCTGCGAGTCGGCGTCGCGTAGCTCGATCGCTTCTCGACTGCCGGTCGATGCGCCTGACGGGACGGCCGCCCTGGCCCACGCGCCACCAGCGAGCTGGCATTCCACTTCTACCGTCGGATTGCCGCGCGAGTCGAGAATCTCGCGGGCGAGTAACGTGCTGATGGTACTGCTCATATCTTTTCCGCTTTCGGTTGAGTCCGATTTTCTTGCGCCGCTTGTTCCAGCACGGACTTGGTGTGACGGGCGATCATCAGATGCTCGTTTGTCGGGACCACCAATACACGGCACTCGGCATTGGCTACCGAAATACAATGCTCGTGTCGTCGATTGCATGCCGGGTCGAAACGCACGCCAAGATGTTTCAATCCTTCACAGATCATGGCTCGCACGGGCGCAGCATGCTCGCCGATGCCGCCGGTAAAGACCAGTGTGTCGAGCCCGCTCAAGACAGCCGCCAATCCTCCAATGGCCTTGTGAATCTGGTAAACAAATAATTCAACGGCCTCCCTACACCGCAAGTCTTGTGCCGAGTCGAGGAGAATTTCCATGTTCGAAGTCACGCCCGAAACACCCTGCAATCCGGCTTCGTGATTGACCAGGCGTTCGATGGCGTCGGCGTCGTACCCGTACTCGCGCATCAGATAAACCAGCACGCCGGGATCGAGGTCGCCGCTGCGCGAACCCATCATCACTCCGCCGGTCGGCGTAAAGCCCATCGTGGTATCGAGCGGCATGCCATCGCGGATTGCGGCCAAACTGGCGCCATTGCCGAGGTGTGCAATGATTGTCCGCCCGATCTCCCCGTCGGTTAACTCGCCAAGCACATATTCGTAGGAAAGTCCGTGAAAGCCGTAGCGACGCAGCCCCTGGTCCCAAAATGTATCGGGCAGCGGCAATTGCTTGGCAACATCAGGCATCCGGCTGTGGAAGGCCGTATCGAAACAGGCGACCTGCGGCAAGTTTGGCAGACGAGCCGACAGGGCGTTGATGCCCGCGAGGTTGGCGGGCAGGTGCAAGGGCGCCAAGTGAGTCAGCTTGCGAATCCGCTCCAACACCGTGGGGGTGATCAGCACCGGGCCTTGATAGTCGGAGCCACCGTGAACCACGCGATGGCCGGCGGCATCGGGTTGCGGCATATTGTGTTCGGCAAATCGTTTTAACAGAACATCGAGAGCCAGTTCATGGTTCGGGAATTGCCCCAACTCGACTTGTTCCGGCCGGTCCGCAGCGTGTAACCGCAATCGCCCTTGGGCGGCGGAGATTTCTTCGACCGTGCCGTCAATCAGCGATCGTTCCTCTCCGTCTCCCAGTGCGTACTGTGCCAGCTTCAACGACGAGGAACCCGCGTTGACGCAAAGCACGGTTCGCTGCGCCGCGATCGTTTGATCATTCATCGCCGACCTCCGTCCAACACTGGTGCATGATCGACGCAATCGCCACCGACGCCAACCTTGCGGCGGGCGGATCGGATCGGGATGGCAAGACGATCGGCACTTTGGCTCCTATCACGACACCGGCCATCACGCCACCGGTCAAGTACTCCAGATCCTTGGCCAGAATGTTGCCGGAGTTCAGGTCGGGCGCGAGCAGAATGTCGACGTCGCCTGCCACGTCGCTGTCGATCTCCTTGGTCTGGGCGGCCTCCAGCGAAATCGCATTGTCGAATGCCAGCGGGCCATCGACCAGCGCATGACGGATCTGCTGCCGCTGGGCCATTTTGCTGAGACATGCCGCGTCGATGGTTGAGCCGATTTCCGGCTTGACCACTTCGACCGCGGACAAGGCAGCGACCTTCGGTGTCTCGATCCCTAAAACACGGGCCAGGTCCACGGCATTTTGTACGATCGCCAACTTTTGGATCAAATCGGGCGCGATGTTGATGGCCGCGTCGGTTACGAACAACAGCTTGTGATACGACGCCAATTCAACGACAAACACGTGGCTCAGCCGACGCTCGGTGCGGAGCCGAGCCAGTACCGGGTGCATTAGCACGTCCGTGTGCAGCCAGCCCTTCATCAGACCGGTGACCTCGCCTGCAGCGGCCAGTTCCGCTCCCTGCCGCGCCGCATCTTCTTCATGGATCGCTTCGACGATGCGATGCCCATCCAGCCGTACACCCGCCTGCTCGGCGGTCTGTTCGATCCGTTGCCGAACGCCAACGAACACCGGATCGATCAATCCCCGCTCCAGCGCTTGAGCCACCCCCTCCATGACATGCCGCTCGCCCACATCCACCACCGCCATCGTCAACGGCGGAAACTGCGTTGTTCGCTCAATCAGCTTTTGGAGTTTGTCGCTCATTATCTGAGGTCATTTGTATTCTAGCCGGTGGGTTGCGCCGGCATTGCGTCTCGATTTCAACCCAACCAACTACCTGGATTTCTCAGTCGCCCAGCTAATGCCTCAAGAAAACGCGCGGCATCGGCTCCGAAAACGACACGGTGATCACAACTCAAAGTGAATGTGGTTGCTGTTCGATCGTCCGCGCCGATGGCGAGGATCGCCGCGGCGCCCAAAGGTACAATTGCCTCGAAACTGTGGACGATAGAAAAGGTGCCCAGATTGGAGACGTAAAAGGTTGCACCCTGGTAGTCCTCTGGCACGACGCGGCGGCTTCTCACTTTGCCACGCAGAATTCTCCAATCTTCGGCGAGTTCCTCCAACGGCCGGTCGGCCGCGTCTCGCAACACCGGGGTGAGCAGTCCAGCTTCGAAGTCAACTGCGATACCCACGTCGACCCTGTCGCGAATCGCCAAACCACTGGGAGTATGGCAGGCATTAAACCGCGGAAATTGCTTCACGGTCAGGGCACAGGCCCGTGCCAATAGAAGCGTGAGTGAGGTGTTCGTTTCTTTGGAAGTGGCCTGTAGCGCGTCCAGCGGAATGCGGGCGGTTACCCTGAAAGTCGGTGTGCCCTGTGTCGCGGTCATGTTGTCCGCAACGGCGCGGTGCATCGGGGAAAGCGGCTCGATCTGATAGGGCGGGCCAAAATGCAGATCCGGTGACCGAGGTTGGAGTGCAGTCGCTAACACCTCAGCTGCATGGATCATTCCACCAGCACCCGGGACCACATCCGCCAGATCGATGCCAAGATCAGCGGCGAGCGTGCGGGCATATGGAGATGCGGGCCGGCGGTTCGGATCGGTAAGTGTTCTTGGCGTGTTGCTCGGGGAAGTGGCTGCACGGGGAGCAGTTGTTGAAGGGGTTGCCGGATGCTTCGCAGGCCGCGCCCTTTCGACAGCAGGCTCAACCGCTGGTGCCTTTGGCTCGGTTTCCTCTTCGGAAGCGGATGGCGCAACCACCTCCTCGGCTGAATCGACCAGGTAGGCAATCGTTTGTCGCACCGGGATGTCCGTATCGATGGGCGCCAGCGGACCGGCAAGGAACCCGTCGGCAAATGACTCGACTTCAAGCACGGCTTTGTCCGTTTCGACTTCGGCCAGCACGTCACCACGCTTGACGGGGTCGCCTGGTTGCTTGAGCCACCGAACCAGACGGCCGGTGGCCATTGTGTCCGACAATGCCGGCATGGGGACGGTTTGCTTCATGGCTTGACTCCTGGATCCGCCACTGAACATAACTGTTGTGCCTGGCTGATGACGTCTTCCACTGTAGGTATGCTGGCCGACTCAAGCGAACCGTTGAACGGCGTCGGGATATCGAGCGCGGCCACTCGCTTTGCGGGAGCGTCGAGACTGAAGAAACAGCGTTCGCTTAACGTCGCCGCGACTTCGGCGCCGGCTCCAGCGAATCGGCAGTCCTCTTCAACCACGATGAACCGGTGCGTCTTTTCGACC
This genomic interval carries:
- a CDS encoding polyphosphate kinase 2 family protein translates to MKHFRVKPGERMRLDDIDPHYKAARDKEAAADEISHYAERLRELQYLLYAEHRRSLLICLQALDAGGKDGTIRHVLGYMNPQSCRVQAFKAPTPEEAEHDFLWRIYKVVPRVGEVVIFNRSHYEDVLIARVQELVPKSVWSERYDVINAFEKHLSDSGTHILKFFLHISPEEQLRRFKKRLDDPTRQWKISEADYAERPYWDDYTKAFEDALSRCSTDHAPWFVVPANHKWSRNLIVSRIVVKYLESLDMQFPKPTVDLTDIAAKYHAAVTSSKEKDND
- the ppsA gene encoding phosphoenolpyruvate synthase, which translates into the protein MSDSQQYIRFFKDLTIDDVPLVGGKNASLGEMYRELTPQGVKVPNGFAITAEAYRYVLTEAGAWDALHDALDDLDPDDVTDLARRGARARSIIYAAQLPDDLRDEMLAAYRTLRGEYGEDMSLAIRSSATAEDLPTASFAGQQDTYLNIKGEAEYLDACKRCFASLFTDRAIHYRIDQGFDHFKVALSVGVMKMIRSDLSASGVMFSLDTETGFRDVAFITGAYGLGENVVQGAVDPDEFYVHKPTFEQGHRTVLRRTLGRKKIKMIYAKGRTREPTRNVPTSAEERARFCISDDEVLKLAEYAIKVEQHYSQQAGYHKPMDMEWARDGLDGQLYMVQARPETVASQKKGTVLQEYELTGKPDSTLAEGRAVRAKIATGQARVIAGVAHLADFQEGEVLVADTTTPDWEPVMKTAAAIVTNRGGRTCHAAIISRELGIAAVVGAGDATVQIHTGDTVTVSCAEGDVGRVYAGEVSFEVIETELAGMQRPATEIMINLGNPELAFKTRFLPNDGVGLARMEFIINEFIKAHPMALLHPERIEEAGERAEIEHLTRYYDSPAEFFIQRLSEGVGTIAAAFYPKPVVVRMSDFKTNEYASLLGGRWFEAEEDNPMLGFRGASRYAHPAYAEGFALECAAMQRVRDEMGLTNVKLMIPFCRRVNEGEKVLATMAAHGLVRGENGLEIYVMCEIPNNVIQIDAFAQLFDGFSIGSNDLTQLTLGVDRDSEIVAFDFDERDAGVKEMIRLAVEGCRRNERHSGLCGQAPSDYPEMAEFLVELGVDSMSLNPDTVLKTTQYVLEVERRLGRGPRSD
- the eno gene encoding phosphopyruvate hydratase, which translates into the protein MSSTISTLLAREILDSRGNPTVEVECQLAGGAWARAAVPSGASTGSREAIELRDADSQRYRGKGVLRAVAGVNDSIAPAVIGMNAADQAAIDQRMIELDGTENKSRLGANAILGVSLVVARAAAVAKNEPLYRSLGGDSTMRLPVPHMNILNGGVHAHWQGADFQEFMIAPYGAASFRQALEWGSEVYHCLLDLLEEKGMSVGVGDEGGFAPHVTSNEEPFELIVEAISRAGLQPGKDMGIACDPASSEFFENGCYHLRREERHLEPEEMVAYYEKLTTAYPLVLLEDGMGQDDWPGWKQLNAALGERIELVGDDVFCTNPKLIARGIEEQIANAVLIKLNQIGTVTETISAVRLAQDHGWGTFVSHRSGETVDSFIADLTVAMNAGHLKSGAPARGERVEKYNQLLRIEEQLGDAAHYAGCEAYVRRPTFDQ
- a CDS encoding acetate/propionate family kinase — encoded protein: MNDQTIAAQRTVLCVNAGSSSLKLAQYALGDGEERSLIDGTVEEISAAQGRLRLHAADRPEQVELGQFPNHELALDVLLKRFAEHNMPQPDAAGHRVVHGGSDYQGPVLITPTVLERIRKLTHLAPLHLPANLAGINALSARLPNLPQVACFDTAFHSRMPDVAKQLPLPDTFWDQGLRRYGFHGLSYEYVLGELTDGEIGRTIIAHLGNGASLAAIRDGMPLDTTMGFTPTGGVMMGSRSGDLDPGVLVYLMREYGYDADAIERLVNHEAGLQGVSGVTSNMEILLDSAQDLRCREAVELFVYQIHKAIGGLAAVLSGLDTLVFTGGIGEHAAPVRAMICEGLKHLGVRFDPACNRRHEHCISVANAECRVLVVPTNEHLMIARHTKSVLEQAAQENRTQPKAEKI
- a CDS encoding bifunctional enoyl-CoA hydratase/phosphate acetyltransferase — encoded protein: MSDKLQKLIERTTQFPPLTMAVVDVGERHVMEGVAQALERGLIDPVFVGVRQRIEQTAEQAGVRLDGHRIVEAIHEEDAARQGAELAAAGEVTGLMKGWLHTDVLMHPVLARLRTERRLSHVFVVELASYHKLLFVTDAAINIAPDLIQKLAIVQNAVDLARVLGIETPKVAALSAVEVVKPEIGSTIDAACLSKMAQRQQIRHALVDGPLAFDNAISLEAAQTKEIDSDVAGDVDILLAPDLNSGNILAKDLEYLTGGVMAGVVIGAKVPIVLPSRSDPPAARLASVAIASIMHQCWTEVGDE
- a CDS encoding dihydrolipoamide acetyltransferase family protein produces the protein MKQTVPMPALSDTMATGRLVRWLKQPGDPVKRGDVLAEVETDKAVLEVESFADGFLAGPLAPIDTDIPVRQTIAYLVDSAEEVVAPSASEEETEPKAPAVEPAVERARPAKHPATPSTTAPRAATSPSNTPRTLTDPNRRPASPYARTLAADLGIDLADVVPGAGGMIHAAEVLATALQPRSPDLHFGPPYQIEPLSPMHRAVADNMTATQGTPTFRVTARIPLDALQATSKETNTSLTLLLARACALTVKQFPRFNACHTPSGLAIRDRVDVGIAVDFEAGLLTPVLRDAADRPLEELAEDWRILRGKVRSRRVVPEDYQGATFYVSNLGTFSIVHSFEAIVPLGAAAILAIGADDRTATTFTLSCDHRVVFGADAARFLEALAGRLRNPGSWLG